The following proteins are co-located in the Bradyrhizobium sp. AZCC 2176 genome:
- a CDS encoding acyltransferase family protein yields MSSEKYISSIDGMRAVAILLVLFSHLLKDGVVPGGLGVTFFFFISGFLITGLLIDELDRSSSIDIKGFYIRRFMRLAPALLTMVAVVSLTYFLAFGVSSANEVIAAVFYFMNFYVISKGAMALPLGPLWSLAIEEHFYLVFPILVANLWKFGERFLIGLAVVCCAVLVWRIFLVSSGMPEIRTYVGTDTRIDSILFGALLAIGIRLKLNLDWLASRMAVTVSLILLLATLVIRNPTFRETARYSIQGLAFFPLFYFILYRQSVFRTLLETPAATWIGKISYSLYLWHFPILAFVTPKLAPHTNPVITGSAVLGISFFLASLSYYFVETPLRRLAPARPHPAAVTG; encoded by the coding sequence ATGAGTTCTGAAAAGTATATTTCAAGCATTGACGGGATGCGCGCGGTTGCCATCTTGCTCGTTCTATTCTCGCATTTGTTGAAAGATGGTGTCGTCCCGGGCGGCCTCGGCGTCACGTTCTTCTTTTTCATTAGCGGATTTTTGATCACTGGACTGCTTATCGACGAACTGGATCGATCTAGTTCGATCGATATCAAGGGATTCTATATCCGCCGGTTCATGCGGCTGGCTCCGGCGCTGCTGACCATGGTCGCCGTCGTGAGTTTGACCTATTTCCTTGCCTTTGGCGTTTCTTCAGCCAATGAAGTCATCGCGGCCGTCTTTTACTTCATGAATTTCTACGTGATATCGAAAGGAGCTATGGCGCTGCCGCTGGGCCCTCTATGGTCGCTCGCCATTGAAGAACACTTTTATCTCGTCTTTCCAATTCTGGTTGCGAACCTTTGGAAGTTCGGAGAGCGGTTTCTGATCGGCCTCGCTGTCGTGTGTTGCGCCGTCCTGGTTTGGCGCATTTTCCTCGTGTCGAGTGGAATGCCAGAAATTCGCACCTATGTAGGCACCGACACGAGGATCGATTCAATCCTCTTTGGTGCGCTGCTGGCGATAGGCATCAGGTTGAAGCTCAATCTGGATTGGCTAGCCAGCAGAATGGCCGTTACCGTCAGCCTTATTCTGCTCCTCGCCACGCTGGTCATCCGCAACCCGACCTTTCGAGAGACGGCACGCTATTCAATCCAGGGACTTGCCTTCTTCCCGTTGTTTTACTTCATACTCTATCGTCAATCCGTTTTCAGGACCCTGCTTGAGACCCCGGCAGCGACATGGATCGGAAAAATCAGCTATTCACTTTACCTTTGGCACTTCCCCATTCTCGCCTTCGTGACACCCAAACTAGCCCCGCACACGAACCCTGTGATAACCGGGTCGGCGGTCTTGGGCATCTCGTTTTTCTTGGCGTCGTTGTCCTACTATTTTGTGGAAACACCACTTCGGCGTTTGGCACCTGCTCGGCCTCATCCGGCAGCCGTTACTGGTTGA
- a CDS encoding PilN domain-containing protein translates to MKAETGILAVWDELSRILPDHTFLTETRIADGTVTVSGFSADAARLVRIIDQSPLFSGATLTSAITPDANERKDRFSIVFKLRGARTATARSRPAP, encoded by the coding sequence ATGAAGGCCGAGACCGGCATCCTTGCCGTGTGGGATGAGCTGTCGCGAATTCTGCCCGATCATACTTTTCTGACCGAAACCCGCATCGCCGACGGCACGGTGACGGTATCAGGGTTTTCGGCGGATGCGGCGCGTCTGGTTCGCATCATCGACCAGTCACCGCTGTTTTCGGGCGCGACCCTTACTTCGGCGATTACGCCGGATGCGAACGAGCGCAAGGATCGCTTCAGCATCGTCTTCAAGCTGCGTGGCGCGCGCACGGCGACCGCAAGATCCCGGCCCGCGCCATGA
- the gspM gene encoding type II secretion system protein GspM — translation MIQNLKLARGTPFLAFNAAAILFVTIFFLAPILAHFAARGEDISDHAAQLAHFQNVMRTAKKSAGSVGRSGDPFLPGSEERVASADLQASLKSMAANAGVNLLAIRGLPSGRSQPLHMIAVSVELEGPLKTIRDMIFTIENQTPLLFVSTASFRSLADGEDGPIRAELRVQGAIRNGSQPSGREQATGGGQAGSASATAERMP, via the coding sequence ATGATCCAGAATCTGAAATTGGCGCGCGGGACGCCGTTCCTGGCCTTCAACGCTGCCGCCATACTCTTTGTCACCATCTTCTTCCTTGCACCGATCCTGGCGCACTTTGCCGCGAGGGGCGAAGACATTTCGGATCACGCAGCGCAGCTTGCGCATTTCCAGAATGTGATGCGCACCGCAAAGAAGTCGGCGGGCAGCGTCGGGCGGTCGGGCGACCCTTTCCTTCCCGGCAGCGAAGAGCGCGTCGCCAGCGCCGATCTGCAGGCCAGCCTGAAGTCGATGGCGGCGAATGCCGGCGTCAATCTGCTCGCGATCCGCGGGTTGCCGAGCGGGCGCTCCCAGCCGTTGCACATGATTGCGGTCAGCGTCGAGCTCGAAGGCCCGCTGAAGACTATCAGAGACATGATCTTCACGATCGAGAATCAGACGCCGCTGTTGTTTGTCTCCACGGCCTCGTTCCGCAGCCTGGCGGACGGGGAGGACGGTCCGATCAGGGCCGAGCTCAGGGTTCAGGGAGCTATCCGCAACGGGTCGCAGCCTTCAGGACGCGAGCAGGCCACGGGCGGCGGGCAAGCCGGCTCCGCATCGGCTACGGCGGAGCGGATGCCGTGA
- a CDS encoding A24 family peptidase, whose protein sequence is MMRSLRKTGDRTSRFFGEALAWRSAGRPHVVVAWALIAGTVWFAIGLAGDPAWALPAIAGCYLVVLLAAVCAIDGRYGIIPDSMVLALAAGGALQAYLWGPADFWWRGFEAVMVFAAASLFRAGYRWLRGHDGLGFGDVKFVAAGTLWIGAEGIPGLLLIAVASALVSLLILRAQGHDLHGKQAISFGPHLAIGLWWMWVLGPQPV, encoded by the coding sequence ATGATGCGCTCGCTCCGCAAGACCGGCGACCGTACCAGCCGTTTCTTCGGCGAAGCGCTGGCATGGCGCTCGGCAGGGCGGCCACACGTTGTCGTGGCGTGGGCCTTGATAGCCGGCACGGTCTGGTTCGCCATCGGCCTTGCCGGCGATCCCGCCTGGGCACTGCCCGCTATCGCGGGCTGCTACCTCGTCGTCCTGCTGGCCGCTGTTTGCGCTATTGACGGCCGCTACGGGATCATTCCGGACAGCATGGTTCTGGCGCTGGCCGCCGGCGGCGCGCTACAGGCCTATCTGTGGGGCCCGGCGGACTTCTGGTGGCGTGGATTTGAGGCTGTAATGGTTTTTGCTGCCGCGTCCTTGTTCCGCGCCGGCTATCGTTGGCTGCGGGGCCATGACGGTCTGGGCTTCGGCGACGTCAAGTTCGTCGCGGCGGGCACCCTTTGGATCGGCGCGGAAGGAATTCCCGGCCTGCTGCTGATCGCGGTGGCGTCCGCCCTGGTCAGTCTGCTGATCCTGAGAGCGCAAGGACATGACCTCCACGGCAAGCAGGCGATCTCGTTTGGGCCTCACCTTGCGATCGGGCTTTGGTGGATGTGGGTTCTAGGGCCGCAGCCGGTTTA